One genomic region from Streptomyces sp. NBC_01431 encodes:
- a CDS encoding SAM-dependent methyltransferase, giving the protein MYGPGGFYLRPEGPAGHFRTSVHASPLFARAVARLLTEVAAGLGPGPVDLVDVGAGRGELLTGVLAALPAGFPVRPYAVERAPRPAGLDERIVWRASVPRGVRGLLFANEWLDNVPVEVAEVDPDGVARLVLVRPDGSETLGEPVSGADAAWLERWWPLGEPGTRAEIGRPRDEAWASALAALDAGVAVAVDYAHTRQARPPFGSLSGFRGGREVAPVPDGSCDITAHVALDACAGGSGELTSQREALSRLGVSATRPPLSLASSDPAAYVRALAAAGEAAELTARGGLGDFGWLTHRV; this is encoded by the coding sequence CTGTACGGGCCGGGCGGTTTCTATCTGCGGCCCGAGGGGCCGGCCGGGCACTTCCGCACGTCGGTGCACGCCTCGCCGCTCTTCGCACGGGCCGTCGCCCGCCTGCTCACCGAGGTCGCGGCCGGGCTCGGCCCCGGCCCGGTCGACCTCGTGGACGTGGGTGCCGGGCGCGGGGAACTGCTCACCGGGGTGCTGGCCGCGCTGCCTGCCGGCTTCCCCGTCCGCCCGTACGCCGTCGAGCGCGCCCCCCGCCCGGCCGGGCTCGACGAGCGGATCGTCTGGCGTGCTTCGGTGCCCCGGGGGGTCCGGGGTCTGCTCTTCGCCAACGAATGGCTCGACAACGTGCCCGTCGAGGTCGCGGAGGTCGATCCGGACGGGGTGGCCAGGCTCGTGCTCGTACGGCCCGACGGCAGCGAGACGCTGGGCGAACCGGTGTCGGGCGCGGACGCCGCGTGGCTGGAGCGCTGGTGGCCGCTGGGTGAGCCGGGCACGCGGGCGGAGATCGGTCGGCCGCGGGACGAGGCGTGGGCGTCGGCCCTCGCCGCGCTGGACGCGGGGGTCGCGGTGGCCGTCGACTACGCCCATACGAGGCAGGCGCGGCCGCCGTTCGGTTCGCTGAGCGGGTTTCGCGGCGGGCGGGAGGTGGCGCCGGTGCCGGACGGGTCGTGCGACATCACGGCGCATGTCGCGCTGGACGCGTGTGCGGGGGGTTCCGGGGAGCTGACCTCGCAGCGCGAGGCACTGTCCCGGCTCGGCGTCTCGGCGACGCGGCCCCCGCTGTCGCTGGCGTCCTCGGACCCGGCGGCGTACGTCCGCGCGCTGGCCGCGGCGGGCGAGGCGGCGGAACTGACGGCCCGGGGCGGCCTGGGCGACTTCGGCTGGCTGACACACCGGGTATGA
- a CDS encoding sensor histidine kinase yields MQRLYDFIRRHPTGVDTFWAVILFGFSCLQVAAAAHDPRQAGWPIQLLVALGMSAAVALRRRVPEKMLLLVIAVGVAQLVLNVQPQVQDFAMLVIIYTVASAGERWASRVALVAGLCAAPLAHVRWLDTGPNSATEKAFFIVMMTVPFVLAWVLGDSMRTRKAYLAQLEERAARLEREREAQAKVAVAAERARIARELHDVVAHNVSVMVVQADGAAYVMDSSPDQAKTALETISMTGRQALAEMRRLLGVLRTGEHQEAGEYVPQPDVQQIEDLVETVRGAGLTVDFKIEGTPRPLPSGVELTAYRIVQEALTNTRKHGGPDAGASVRLVYFDDGLGLLVEDDGRGAAHEMYEDGGADGQGHGLIGMRERIGMVGGTLDAGPRPGGGFRISALLPLKPAH; encoded by the coding sequence GTGCAGCGCCTCTACGACTTCATCCGCAGACACCCGACCGGGGTCGACACCTTCTGGGCCGTCATCCTGTTCGGGTTCTCCTGCCTGCAAGTCGCGGCCGCGGCGCACGATCCGCGCCAGGCGGGCTGGCCCATCCAGCTCCTGGTCGCGCTCGGGATGAGCGCGGCCGTGGCGCTGCGCCGCCGGGTGCCCGAGAAGATGCTGCTGCTCGTGATCGCCGTGGGCGTCGCCCAGCTCGTACTCAACGTGCAGCCCCAGGTGCAGGACTTCGCGATGCTGGTCATCATCTACACGGTGGCCTCCGCGGGCGAGCGCTGGGCCTCGCGGGTCGCGCTCGTCGCGGGGCTGTGCGCGGCGCCGCTCGCGCATGTGCGCTGGCTGGACACCGGGCCCAACTCCGCGACGGAGAAGGCCTTCTTCATCGTCATGATGACGGTCCCGTTCGTGCTCGCCTGGGTGCTCGGCGACTCGATGCGGACCCGCAAGGCCTACCTCGCGCAACTGGAGGAGCGGGCCGCGCGCCTGGAGCGGGAGCGCGAGGCGCAGGCCAAGGTGGCGGTCGCCGCCGAGCGGGCCCGCATCGCCCGTGAGCTGCACGACGTGGTGGCGCACAACGTGTCGGTGATGGTCGTGCAGGCCGACGGCGCGGCGTACGTGATGGACAGCTCGCCGGACCAGGCGAAGACCGCCCTGGAGACTATCTCGATGACCGGCCGCCAGGCGCTCGCCGAGATGCGCCGGCTCCTCGGGGTGCTGCGCACCGGCGAGCACCAGGAGGCGGGGGAGTACGTGCCGCAGCCCGATGTCCAGCAGATCGAGGATCTGGTGGAGACGGTCCGCGGGGCGGGCCTCACCGTCGACTTCAAGATCGAGGGCACCCCGCGCCCGCTGCCCAGCGGCGTGGAGCTCACGGCCTACCGGATCGTGCAGGAAGCCCTCACCAATACCCGCAAGCACGGCGGTCCGGACGCGGGGGCGAGCGTGCGGCTCGTGTACTTCGACGACGGGCTCGGCCTCCTCGTCGAGGACGACGGCCGGGGCGCCGCCCACGAGATGTACGAGGACGGCGGCGCCGACGGTCAGGGGCACGGCCTGATCGGCATGCGCGAGCGCATCGGCATGGTCGGCGGCACGCTGGACGCGGGGCCGCGCCCCGGCGGCGGCTTCCGGATCAGCGCCCTGCTGCCGCTGAAGCCGGCTCACTGA
- a CDS encoding Rossmann-like and DUF2520 domain-containing protein, whose translation MNASPEHRFDHSPADRPARLAVGVVGAGRVGPALAAALQLAGHRPVAVSGVSDASVRRAATLLPDVPLVPPAQVMERSDLVLLTVPDDALPGLVEGLAETGAIRPGQLLVHTSGRYGTAVLDPARRAGALPLALHPAMTFTGTSVDVQRLAGCSFGVTAPEELRLAAEALVIEMGGEPEWIEEAARPLYHAALALGANYLVTLVAQAMELLRQAGVEAPDRMLGPLLGAALDNALRSGDAALTGPVARGDAGTVAAHVAELRKHAPGTVAGYLAMARTTADRALAHGLLKPELAEDLLGVLAEGEAR comes from the coding sequence GTGAACGCATCACCAGAGCACCGCTTCGACCACAGTCCGGCGGACCGCCCCGCCCGCCTCGCCGTGGGCGTCGTCGGCGCGGGCCGGGTCGGCCCCGCACTCGCCGCCGCGCTCCAGCTCGCCGGTCACCGCCCGGTCGCGGTCTCCGGCGTGTCCGACGCCTCCGTGCGCCGGGCCGCCACCCTGCTGCCCGACGTGCCCCTGGTCCCGCCCGCCCAGGTCATGGAGCGCTCGGACCTGGTGCTGCTCACCGTTCCGGACGACGCGCTGCCCGGTCTGGTCGAGGGTCTCGCCGAGACCGGCGCGATCCGGCCCGGCCAGCTCCTGGTGCACACCTCGGGGCGGTACGGGACGGCCGTCCTCGACCCCGCCCGACGGGCCGGCGCGCTGCCGCTCGCCCTGCACCCCGCGATGACGTTCACCGGCACGAGCGTGGACGTCCAGCGGCTCGCGGGCTGCTCGTTCGGCGTGACCGCCCCCGAGGAGCTGCGGCTCGCCGCCGAGGCGCTGGTCATCGAGATGGGCGGCGAACCGGAGTGGATCGAGGAGGCGGCCCGCCCGCTGTACCACGCGGCCCTCGCGCTCGGCGCGAACTACCTGGTCACGCTGGTCGCCCAGGCCATGGAGCTGCTGCGCCAAGCGGGCGTCGAGGCCCCCGACCGGATGCTCGGCCCGCTGCTCGGTGCCGCGCTCGACAACGCCCTGCGCTCCGGGGACGCGGCCCTGACCGGTCCGGTCGCGCGCGGCGACGCCGGCACGGTCGCCGCCCACGTCGCCGAGTTGCGCAAGCACGCGCCGGGCACCGTCGCCGGCTACCTCGCGATGGCCCGTACGACCGCCGACCGGGCGCTCGCCCACGGACTGCTGAAGCCCGAGCTCGCCGAGGACCTGCTCGGCGTCCTCGCCGAAGGAGAAGCCCGATGA
- a CDS encoding L-aspartate oxidase, whose product MTSTGIRLDAPAPGWAIDADVVVVGSGVAGLTAALRCTAAGLATVVVTKARLDDGSTRWAQGGIAAALGEGDTPDQHLGDTLVAGAGLCDEDAVRLLVTEGPDAVRRLIATGAHFDTDETGAISLTREGGHHRRRIAHAGGDATGAEISRALVEAVRTQAVRTIENALVLDLLKDERGRTAGITLHVMGEGQHDGVGAVRAPAVVLATGGMGQVFSATTNPSVSTGDGVALALRAGAEISDLEFVQFHPTVLFLGADSEGQQPLVSEAVRGEGAHLVDASGTRFMLGQHELAELAPRDIVAKAITRQMQARGTEHMYLDARHFGAQMWEQRFPTILAACRSHGIDPVTEPIPVAPAAHYASGGIRTDLRGRTTVAGLYACGEVACTGVHGANRLASNSLLEGLVFAENIAADIAANVSTYVPGKAVGVEPQGAAVPLLDPAARIQVQRIMTAGAGVLRSADSLAEAADRLEAIRADEHKAAVPGVEAWETTNLLLVARVLVAAAAAREETRGCHWREDRPDRDDASWQRHLVVRITPERSLDIRPTAGATFPPTVAATPLEP is encoded by the coding sequence ATGACAAGCACCGGCATACGGCTTGACGCCCCCGCACCCGGCTGGGCCATCGACGCGGACGTCGTGGTCGTCGGCTCCGGAGTCGCGGGCCTGACCGCCGCCCTGCGCTGCACGGCGGCGGGCCTCGCCACGGTCGTCGTCACCAAGGCCCGCCTGGACGACGGCTCGACGCGCTGGGCGCAGGGCGGCATAGCGGCGGCACTCGGCGAGGGCGACACCCCCGATCAGCACCTGGGCGACACCCTGGTGGCGGGAGCGGGCCTGTGCGACGAGGACGCGGTACGCCTGCTCGTGACCGAGGGCCCGGACGCCGTACGGCGGTTGATCGCCACCGGCGCCCACTTCGACACCGACGAGACGGGTGCGATCTCGCTGACCCGCGAAGGTGGCCACCACCGCCGCCGCATCGCGCACGCGGGCGGGGACGCGACCGGCGCCGAGATCTCCCGCGCGCTGGTCGAAGCGGTCCGTACGCAGGCCGTGCGCACCATCGAGAACGCGTTGGTGCTCGACCTCCTCAAGGACGAGCGGGGCCGCACCGCCGGCATCACCCTGCACGTGATGGGCGAGGGCCAGCACGACGGCGTGGGTGCGGTCCGCGCGCCCGCCGTCGTGCTGGCGACCGGCGGCATGGGCCAGGTGTTCTCGGCCACCACCAACCCGTCGGTGTCCACCGGCGACGGCGTGGCCCTCGCGCTGCGCGCGGGCGCCGAGATCTCCGACCTCGAATTCGTCCAGTTCCACCCGACGGTGCTGTTCCTCGGCGCGGACTCCGAGGGCCAGCAGCCGCTGGTGTCGGAGGCCGTGCGCGGCGAGGGCGCCCACCTGGTCGACGCGTCGGGCACCCGTTTCATGCTCGGTCAGCACGAGCTGGCGGAGCTCGCCCCGCGTGACATCGTCGCCAAGGCCATCACCCGCCAGATGCAGGCGCGGGGCACTGAGCACATGTACCTGGACGCCCGGCACTTCGGCGCCCAGATGTGGGAGCAGCGCTTCCCGACCATCCTGGCCGCCTGCCGCTCGCACGGCATCGACCCGGTGACCGAGCCGATCCCCGTCGCCCCGGCCGCGCACTACGCGTCCGGCGGCATCCGCACCGACCTGCGCGGCCGCACCACGGTGGCGGGCCTGTACGCGTGCGGCGAGGTCGCCTGCACCGGCGTCCACGGCGCCAACCGGCTCGCCTCCAACTCCCTCCTTGAGGGCCTGGTCTTCGCGGAGAACATCGCGGCGGACATCGCGGCGAACGTCTCAACCTACGTACCGGGCAAGGCAGTTGGCGTTGAGCCGCAGGGCGCTGCCGTGCCGCTGCTCGACCCGGCCGCCCGGATCCAGGTCCAGCGGATCATGACCGCGGGCGCCGGAGTGCTGCGCTCCGCCGACAGCCTCGCCGAGGCCGCCGACCGCCTGGAGGCGATCCGCGCCGACGAGCACAAGGCGGCCGTGCCGGGCGTCGAGGCGTGGGAGACCACCAACCTGCTGCTCGTCGCCCGGGTCCTGGTCGCCGCTGCCGCCGCCCGCGAGGAGACCCGCGGCTGCCACTGGCGCGAGGACCGGCCGGACCGCGACGACGCCTCCTGGCAGCGCCACCTCGTCGTC
- a CDS encoding response regulator transcription factor, which produces MTIRVMLVDDQVLLRTGFRMVLAAQPDMDVVAEAGDGAEAIEVLRATEVDVVLMDVRMPKLDGVEATRRICAAANPPKVLILTTFDLDEYAFSGLKAGASGFMLKDVPPAELLGAIRSVHSGDAVVAPSTTRRLLDRFAPMLPASGKEPEHKQLEKLTEREREVMLLVAQGLSNGEIAARLVLSEATVKTHVGRILTKLGLRDRVQVVVLAYETGLVRAGGGAV; this is translated from the coding sequence ATGACGATCCGCGTGATGCTCGTGGACGACCAGGTGCTACTGCGCACGGGGTTCCGGATGGTGCTCGCCGCGCAGCCGGACATGGACGTCGTCGCGGAGGCGGGCGACGGCGCGGAGGCCATCGAGGTGCTCCGGGCGACCGAGGTGGACGTGGTCCTGATGGACGTGCGCATGCCGAAGCTGGACGGGGTGGAGGCGACCCGGCGGATCTGCGCGGCGGCCAATCCCCCCAAGGTGCTGATCCTCACCACCTTCGACCTGGACGAGTACGCCTTCTCCGGGCTGAAGGCGGGCGCGAGCGGTTTCATGCTCAAGGACGTGCCCCCGGCCGAACTGCTCGGCGCGATCCGCTCGGTGCACAGCGGGGACGCGGTGGTCGCGCCCTCCACGACCCGCCGCCTCCTGGACCGGTTCGCGCCGATGCTCCCGGCCAGCGGCAAGGAGCCGGAGCACAAGCAGCTGGAGAAGCTGACCGAGCGCGAGCGCGAGGTCATGCTGCTCGTCGCCCAGGGGCTGTCCAACGGCGAGATCGCCGCCCGCCTGGTCCTCTCGGAGGCCACCGTGAAGACCCACGTGGGCCGCATCCTGACCAAGCTGGGCCTGCGTGACCGGGTGCAGGTCGTGGTGCTGGCGTACGAGACGGGGCTGGTCCGCGCGGGTGGCGGCGCCGTCTGA
- a CDS encoding quinone oxidoreductase family protein gives MRAIRFDEFGGPEVLQLVEAEVPRPGPGEVSVDVAYAGVNFADLKARSAGYRVASLPFVPGLELSGRIRAIGAGVEGLAVGQEVAAMTEGGAYADVALASAVTVFPVPEGVSLRTAATLPTVLPTAHALIHEVGRLQPGESVLVQGAAGGVGTVAGQIAKLAGAGAVYGVVSSEAKADYARKHGYDDAFLTDSFDADVLRATGGRGVDLVLDPVGGETLRRGLESLALFGRLVSYGNASGEQAWQVGQAELYSRGRTVSGFSILGLAAAGDRGALRDIAGRALRLATTGQVELPITAEFPLEEVAAAHELMEGRTSTGKLLLRVS, from the coding sequence ATGCGCGCGATCCGATTCGACGAGTTCGGCGGTCCGGAGGTTCTCCAGCTGGTGGAGGCGGAGGTGCCGCGGCCGGGGCCCGGTGAGGTGAGCGTCGACGTCGCCTACGCCGGCGTCAACTTCGCGGATCTGAAGGCGCGTTCGGCGGGATACCGGGTCGCCTCGCTGCCCTTCGTGCCCGGCCTGGAACTCTCCGGCCGCATCCGCGCGATCGGCGCCGGGGTCGAGGGCCTCGCGGTCGGCCAGGAGGTCGCCGCGATGACCGAGGGCGGAGCCTACGCGGACGTCGCCCTCGCCTCGGCCGTCACCGTCTTCCCCGTACCCGAGGGCGTGAGCCTGCGCACCGCGGCCACGCTGCCCACCGTGCTGCCGACCGCCCACGCCCTCATCCACGAGGTGGGCCGGCTACAGCCCGGCGAGAGCGTCCTGGTCCAGGGCGCGGCGGGCGGCGTCGGCACCGTTGCCGGGCAGATCGCCAAGCTGGCCGGGGCGGGCGCGGTGTACGGCGTGGTCTCCAGCGAGGCCAAGGCCGACTACGCCCGCAAGCACGGCTACGACGACGCCTTCCTGACCGACAGCTTCGACGCGGACGTGCTGCGGGCCACCGGCGGCCGGGGCGTGGACCTGGTGCTCGACCCGGTCGGCGGCGAGACCCTGCGCCGCGGCCTGGAGTCGCTCGCCCTGTTCGGCCGGCTTGTCTCGTACGGCAACGCGAGCGGTGAGCAGGCCTGGCAGGTCGGGCAGGCCGAGCTGTACTCGCGCGGTCGCACCGTCTCGGGCTTCTCGATCCTGGGGCTCGCGGCGGCCGGCGACCGGGGGGCGTTGCGCGACATCGCCGGGCGGGCGCTGCGGCTGGCCACCACCGGCCAGGTGGAGCTGCCGATCACGGCGGAGTTCCCTCTCGAAGAGGTGGCCGCCGCCCATGAGTTGATGGAGGGCCGCACCTCGACGGGCAAGCTCCTGCTGAGGGTGTCCTAG
- a CDS encoding NADH-quinone oxidoreductase subunit D yields MTETTVGIGGGAESTDMVLNIGPQHPSTHGVLRLKLVLDGERIQHAEPVIGYMHRGAEKLFEARDYRQIVMLANRHDWLSAFSNELGVVMAVERMLGMEVPERAVWTRTLLAELNRVLNHLMFLGSYPLELGGITPVFHAFREREELQAVMEEVSGGRMHYMFNRVGGLKEDLPLGWLGRVRHAIASVRSRMDVYDRLVLGNEIFRARTRNVGVLSAEAVHAYGVSGPIARASGVDFDLRRDEPYLAYGDLQDTLKVVTRTEGDCLARFECLLEQTHNALDLADACLDKMADLPPGPINQRLPKVLKAPEGHTYAWTENPLGINGYYLVSKGEKTPYRLKLRSASYNNIQALAVLLPGTLVADMVAILGSLFFVVGDIDK; encoded by the coding sequence ATGACGGAGACGACGGTCGGGATCGGGGGCGGGGCGGAGAGCACCGACATGGTGCTCAACATCGGCCCCCAGCACCCCTCCACCCACGGAGTGCTACGCCTGAAGCTCGTACTGGACGGCGAGCGCATCCAGCACGCCGAGCCGGTCATCGGCTACATGCACCGCGGCGCCGAGAAGCTCTTCGAGGCCCGCGACTACCGCCAGATCGTGATGCTGGCCAACCGCCACGACTGGCTCTCCGCGTTCTCCAACGAGCTCGGTGTCGTCATGGCGGTCGAGCGGATGCTCGGCATGGAGGTCCCCGAGCGCGCCGTGTGGACCCGCACGCTGCTCGCCGAGCTGAACCGGGTCCTCAACCACCTGATGTTCCTCGGCTCCTACCCGCTGGAGCTCGGCGGCATCACCCCCGTCTTCCACGCCTTCCGCGAGCGCGAGGAGCTCCAGGCCGTGATGGAGGAGGTCTCCGGCGGCCGCATGCACTACATGTTCAACCGCGTCGGCGGCCTCAAGGAGGACCTGCCGCTGGGCTGGCTCGGCCGGGTGCGGCACGCCATCGCCTCGGTGCGGTCGCGGATGGACGTGTACGACCGCCTCGTGCTCGGCAACGAGATCTTCCGGGCCCGGACCAGGAACGTCGGCGTGCTGTCCGCCGAGGCGGTGCACGCGTACGGCGTGAGCGGCCCCATAGCGCGGGCCTCCGGCGTCGACTTCGACCTGCGCCGCGACGAGCCGTACCTCGCGTACGGGGACCTCCAGGACACCCTGAAGGTCGTCACCCGCACCGAGGGCGACTGCCTGGCCCGCTTCGAGTGCCTCCTGGAGCAGACCCACAACGCGCTCGACCTCGCCGACGCCTGCCTCGACAAGATGGCAGACCTGCCGCCCGGCCCGATCAACCAGCGGCTGCCCAAGGTACTGAAGGCGCCCGAGGGCCACACCTACGCCTGGACCGAGAACCCGCTCGGCATCAACGGCTACTACCTCGTCAGCAAGGGCGAGAAGACGCCGTACCGGCTTAAGCTGCGGTCGGCCTCGTACAACAACATCCAGGCACTCGCCGTGCTGCTGCCGGGGACGCTGGTCGCCGACATGGTGGCGATCCTGGGGTCGTTGTTCTTCGTCGTGGGCGACATCGACAAGTAG
- a CDS encoding threonine aldolase family protein, producing MADPELHPLPESTSDAPGGTADKTPEQARQHRLAVFRGAKRTLADQTVDHTLAERLTALLADGAEVYDLDEFPDVYGNGAVAELERRTAEALGFPAAAFFPTGTMAQQVALRCWASRTGDPTVALHPMAHPEVHERDAFSQVSGLRTVHPTEEPRLPNADEVRGFEEPFATLMLELPLRDAGYVLPTWDELVAVVDAARERDAVVHFDGARLWETTVHFGRSLPEIAGLADSVYVSFYKTLGGLSGAVLVGSESLIEQARTWRHRYGGQLFQQFPAALAGLLGLRKVLPELPSYVAHAKVVAEAMKEGFTAAGVPWFRVHPEPPHTHEFQVWLPYDAEVLSAAALAQAEESGVCLFRRWFANPSGPAGLAFTEVTVNAPGLAWTAEDVRAAVADFVRRLP from the coding sequence ATGGCAGATCCCGAGCTCCATCCCCTCCCCGAGTCCACCTCCGACGCCCCCGGCGGGACGGCGGACAAGACCCCGGAACAGGCCCGGCAGCACCGCCTGGCCGTCTTCCGGGGCGCCAAGCGGACCCTGGCGGACCAGACGGTCGACCACACCCTCGCGGAGCGGCTGACGGCCCTCCTGGCGGACGGCGCCGAGGTCTACGACCTGGACGAGTTCCCCGACGTCTACGGCAACGGCGCCGTGGCCGAGCTGGAGCGGCGCACCGCCGAGGCGCTCGGCTTCCCCGCCGCCGCGTTCTTCCCGACCGGCACCATGGCCCAGCAGGTCGCCCTGCGCTGCTGGGCCTCGCGCACCGGCGACCCGACGGTCGCCCTGCACCCCATGGCCCACCCCGAAGTGCATGAGCGCGACGCGTTCAGCCAGGTCAGCGGGTTGCGCACGGTCCACCCGACGGAGGAGCCGCGACTGCCGAACGCGGACGAGGTACGCGGCTTCGAGGAGCCGTTCGCCACCCTGATGCTGGAGCTTCCGCTGCGCGACGCGGGCTACGTCCTGCCAACCTGGGACGAACTGGTCGCCGTGGTCGACGCGGCCCGTGAGCGCGACGCCGTGGTGCACTTCGACGGCGCCAGGCTCTGGGAGACCACAGTCCACTTCGGCCGCTCCCTGCCCGAGATCGCGGGCCTCGCGGACAGCGTGTACGTGTCGTTCTACAAGACGCTGGGCGGCCTGTCGGGCGCGGTCCTGGTGGGCTCCGAGTCACTGATCGAGCAGGCCCGCACCTGGCGGCACCGCTACGGCGGCCAGCTCTTCCAGCAGTTCCCCGCCGCCCTCGCGGGCCTGCTCGGGCTGCGCAAGGTGCTGCCCGAACTCCCCTCGTACGTGGCCCACGCCAAGGTCGTGGCCGAGGCCATGAAGGAGGGCTTCACGGCGGCGGGCGTGCCGTGGTTCCGCGTCCATCCCGAGCCGCCGCACACCCACGAGTTCCAGGTGTGGCTGCCGTACGACGCCGAGGTGCTCAGCGCGGCCGCGCTGGCCCAGGCCGAGGAGAGCGGCGTCTGCCTGTTCCGGCGCTGGTTCGCCAACCCCTCGGGACCGGCCGGCCTCGCCTTCACCGAGGTCACGGTGAACGCGCCGGGCCTGGCGTGGACCGCCGAGGACGTACGCGCCGCGGTGGCCGACTTCGTACGACGGCTGCCGTAA
- the panC gene encoding pantoate--beta-alanine ligase, translating to MKAQAAKTALVRTAAELAALERTGRRAVVMTMGALHEGHATLIRTARRLAGSDGQVVVTVFVNPLQFGAGEDLDRYPRTLDADRAIAEREGADAVFAPSVEEVYPGGEPQVRVTAGPMGERLEGACRPGHFDGMLTVVAKLLHLTAPDLALYGQKDAQQLALIRRMVRDLNFPVEIVGVPTVREDDGLALSSRNRYLAPAERTAALALSRALFAARDRLAAEHALYARAAAAGAATGRADALTAIGEARAAADAYAVAAAAPSPVAIKAVAQGVLDEAAKAEPPVVADYLALVDPATFTEACDGFGGEAVLAVAARVGTTRLIDNIPLTFGAPE from the coding sequence ATGAAGGCCCAGGCCGCCAAGACCGCCCTCGTGCGTACGGCCGCGGAGCTCGCGGCCCTGGAGCGGACCGGCCGCCGCGCCGTCGTCATGACCATGGGCGCGCTCCACGAGGGCCACGCCACCCTGATCCGTACCGCACGCCGACTGGCCGGCTCCGACGGGCAGGTGGTGGTCACCGTGTTCGTCAACCCGTTGCAGTTCGGCGCGGGCGAGGATCTGGACCGCTATCCGCGCACCCTGGACGCGGACCGCGCGATCGCCGAACGCGAGGGCGCCGACGCGGTGTTCGCGCCGTCGGTCGAAGAGGTTTATCCCGGCGGCGAGCCCCAAGTGCGCGTCACCGCGGGCCCCATGGGCGAGCGCCTCGAAGGCGCCTGCCGGCCCGGCCACTTCGACGGCATGCTGACCGTCGTCGCCAAGCTGCTCCACCTGACCGCGCCCGACCTCGCGCTGTACGGGCAGAAGGACGCCCAGCAGCTCGCGCTGATCCGGCGCATGGTGCGCGATCTGAACTTCCCCGTGGAGATCGTCGGCGTACCGACGGTGCGCGAGGACGACGGCCTCGCGCTCTCCAGCCGCAACCGCTATCTCGCCCCGGCCGAGCGGACCGCGGCCCTCGCCCTCTCCCGTGCCCTGTTCGCGGCCCGCGACCGGCTCGCCGCCGAGCACGCCCTGTACGCGCGGGCCGCCGCCGCGGGCGCGGCCACGGGCCGCGCCGACGCGCTCACCGCGATCGGCGAGGCCAGGGCCGCCGCCGACGCGTACGCGGTCGCCGCGGCGGCGCCGTCCCCCGTGGCCATCAAGGCCGTGGCTCAAGGCGTGCTCGACGAGGCGGCCAAGGCCGAACCCCCGGTCGTGGCCGACTACTTGGCGCTGGTCGACCCGGCGACGTTCACGGAGGCCTGCGACGGGTTCGGCGGTGAGGCGGTCCTCGCGGTCGCCGCCCGTGTCGGCACCACGCGCCTCATCGACAACATCCCGCTCACGTTCGGAGCACCGGAATGA
- a CDS encoding DUF5937 family protein yields MTIDITGLPAERIDFSISPLAELGLALHALSEPGHHPGLHGWATATAAALKPDLADRLHEADFLWRNTFSDVFMPFAGIPGWDGRTGSTLAEDLDLLDRLSDERFTAAALEFTCSSLYGVKTPSPLRDPALRVRALEMAATRGPRQVEFTQRLLSDPASVRAWVRRLLEDCEEAFFADTWQRVRVQLAADARHKAELLRRKGLGEAVQAVSAALSLDASGTRISVDKLTEGRTTATDPEPGAGLTFVPTSFGWPHLMVLHAPGWRPVIHYPVHGPELPSPASVEVLKLRMEALAHPMRMRLCRNLARSPYTTSELADAHGITAPEVSRHLAVLKKAGLITTRRRGRYVLHQLDLTVVARLGSDFLEGVLR; encoded by the coding sequence GTGACCATCGACATCACGGGCCTGCCCGCCGAGCGCATCGACTTCTCGATCTCGCCGCTCGCCGAGCTCGGCCTGGCCCTGCACGCGCTCTCCGAGCCCGGCCACCACCCGGGCCTGCACGGCTGGGCGACGGCGACCGCGGCCGCCCTGAAGCCGGACCTCGCCGACCGGCTGCACGAGGCCGATTTCCTGTGGCGCAACACCTTCTCCGACGTGTTCATGCCCTTCGCGGGCATACCCGGCTGGGACGGGCGTACGGGCTCGACGCTCGCCGAGGACCTGGACCTGCTCGACCGGCTCTCCGACGAGCGGTTCACCGCCGCCGCCCTGGAGTTCACCTGCTCCAGCCTGTACGGGGTCAAGACGCCGTCCCCGCTGCGCGATCCGGCGCTGCGCGTGCGCGCCCTGGAGATGGCGGCGACCCGCGGCCCGCGCCAAGTGGAGTTCACCCAGCGCCTGTTGAGCGACCCGGCGTCCGTGCGGGCGTGGGTGCGGCGGCTCCTGGAGGACTGCGAGGAGGCCTTCTTCGCGGACACCTGGCAGCGGGTCCGGGTCCAACTGGCCGCCGACGCGCGGCACAAGGCGGAGCTGCTGCGCCGCAAGGGGCTCGGCGAGGCCGTCCAGGCGGTGTCGGCCGCGCTGAGCCTGGACGCGAGCGGGACACGAATCAGCGTGGACAAGCTGACCGAGGGGCGGACGACCGCCACCGACCCGGAGCCCGGCGCCGGCCTCACCTTCGTGCCCACCTCGTTCGGCTGGCCGCACCTGATGGTGCTGCACGCCCCGGGCTGGCGGCCGGTGATCCACTATCCGGTGCACGGACCCGAACTGCCCTCGCCCGCCTCGGTCGAGGTCCTCAAGCTGCGGATGGAGGCCCTCGCGCACCCGATGCGGATGCGGCTGTGCCGCAACCTGGCCCGCTCGCCGTACACGACGAGCGAGCTGGCCGACGCACACGGCATCACCGCGCCCGAGGTCTCCCGCCACCTGGCCGTCCTGAAGAAGGCCGGGCTCATCACGACCCGGCGGCGCGGGCGTTACGTACTGCACCAGCTGGACCTGACGGTGGTGGCCCGCCTCGGCAGCGACTTCCTTGAGGGGGTGCTGCGGTAG